The following proteins come from a genomic window of Salvelinus namaycush isolate Seneca unplaced genomic scaffold, SaNama_1.0 Scaffold224, whole genome shotgun sequence:
- the LOC120038523 gene encoding perforin-1-like has translation MSSSSLLWCLLVVCVLTVVQIYAAEEPKVLKVFNLRASDLNSGLFQTPDAYVKVFRGAGYGGKTEVKTDNHDPWWQEDFNFFNVRENDPLRLEVYDSDVLFDNLLGTCERSIKNGTWQHSCTIKRGGTLYYSYTLEPLQYTLHYSYTLEPLQ, from the exons atgtcctcctcctctctcctgtggtGCCTGCTGGTGGTGTGTGTTCTGACTGTGGTCCAGATCTATGCAGCAGAGGAACCTAAAGTCCTCAAGGTGTTCAACCTCAGAGCCAGCGACCTGAACAGCGGCTTGTTCCAGACCCCTGATGCCTACGTCAAG GTGTTCAGAGGCGCCGGCTACGGTGGGAAAACAGAGGTAAAGACCGACAACCATGACCCCTGGTGGCAGGAGGACTTCAACTTCTTCAATGTCCGTGAGAACGACCCGCTGAGGCTAGAGGTGTACGACTCCGACGTGCTCTTCGACAACCTGCTGGGGACCTGTGAGCGCTCCATCAAGAACGGAACTTGGCAACatagctgcaccatcaagagggGAGGGACGCTGTATTACTCCTACACCCTTGAGCCCCTACAGTACACCCTGCACTACTCCTACACCCTAGAGCCTCTACAGTAG